In a genomic window of Rhinoraja longicauda isolate Sanriku21f chromosome 23, sRhiLon1.1, whole genome shotgun sequence:
- the arsa gene encoding arylsulfatase A, which translates to MASLCSLLLALSLTLTLTLTLAVASSPGVVLLLADDLGYADLGCYGHPSSRTPNLDRLAASGRRFSDFYSACSVCSPSRAALLTGRYPTRSGIFPGVFFPGSRGGLPLNETTIAELLKQQGYVTAMVGKWHLGNGLNGSYLPIHQGFDEFLGVPYSHDQGPCQNLTCFPPDTKCYGKCDQGVVLLPLIKNDKVVQQPINFTKLTPKYNRFARDFILRATKQGKPFFLYYASHHTHYPQFASAGFTRQSKRGPLGDALMEFDGSVGQIMKTLRDAGVENNTLIFFTSDNGPELMRRSRGGNAGLLKCGKGTTYEGGMREPAIAYWPGKITPGLTHELASTLDVLPTIASLTGAKLPQVKMDGYDMSDILFNNGKSKRDTMFYYPFAPSKKLGVFAVRYGQYKAHYFTQGSTHSDSTPDHDCHWTALLTFHDPPLLFDLEADPSENYPLRSSDFPNYSRIIDQIHKERLIFEQGMEFGESQMAKGLDPNLEPCIKPGCSPRPACCAMN; encoded by the exons ATGGCGTCGCTCTGTTCGCTGCTACTGGCTCTGagtctcaccctcaccctcaccctcaccctggcCGTCGCCAGCAGCCCCGGAGTGGTGCTCCTCCTGGCCGATGACCTTGGATACGCAGACCTGGGTTGCTACGGCCATCCAAGCTCACGAACTCCCAACCTAGACCGGCTGGCAGCTTCGGGCAGGAGGTTCAGCGACTTCTACAGTGCGTGCAGCGTCTGCAGCCCATCGCG CGCAGCCTTGCTCACGGGCCGTTACCCGACGCGGTCTGGAATTTTCCCAGGCGTGTTCTTTCCAGGGTCAAGGGGGGGACTTCCTCTGAATGAAACTACGATTGCTGAATTGTTGAAGCAGCAAGGATATGTCACTGCAATGGTGGGGAAGTGGCACTTGGGCAACGGACTAAATGGGAGCTACCTACCCATCCACCAGGGTTTTGATGAATTCCTGGGCGTTCCATACTCCCATGACCAGGGTCCCTGCCAGAACCTGACCTGTTTCCCACCGGATACCAAGTGTTATGGAAAGTGTGACCAAGGTGTGGTCCTCTTGCCCTTGATCAAGAATGACAAGGTGGTCCAGCAGCCAATCAACTTTACCAAGCTCACTCCAAAGTACAATCGATTTGCAAGAGACTTCATTCTAAGAGCAACAAAACAGGGGAAACCATTCTTCCTTTATTATGCATCACAT CACACTCATTATCCACAGTTCGCAAGCGCAGGCTTTACAAGGCAATCTAAGAGGGGTCCTTTGGGGGATGCACTGATGGAATTTGATGGTTCAGTGGGGCAGATAATGAAGACTTTACGTGATGCCGGAGTGGAGAATAACACATTAATCTTCTTCACCAGTGATAATGG CCCTGAGCTGATGCGAAGATCACGTGGTGGAAACGCAGGGCTGCTAAAGTGTGGCAAAGGCACCACATATGAAGGAGGAATGAGGGAACCTGCAATTGCCTACTGGCCTGGCAAGATTACTCCAG GTTTGACCCATGAGCTGGCCAGTACCCTTGACGTCCTGCCAACAATTGCCAGCCTCACAGGTGCAAAGCTTCCACAAGTCAAAATGGATGGATATGACATGAGTGATATCCTCTTCAATAATGGGAAG AGCAAACGGGACACCATGTTTTACTATCCCTTTGCCCCGAGCAAGAAGCTGGGAGTTTTTGCTGTACGCTATGGGCAGTACAAGGCCCATTATTTCACTCAAG GTTCCACCCACAGTGACAGCACTCCTGACCATGACTGTCATTGGACCGCACTACTCACCTTTCATGACCCTCCACTGCTTTTTGACTTGGAAGCTGATCCGTCTGAGAACTATCCACTTCGCAGCTCTGACTTTCCCAATTATAGCAGGATCATCGATCAGATACATAAGGAAAGGTTGATATTTGAACAGGGAATGGAGTTTGGGGAAAGCCAAATGGcgaagggacttgacccaaatCTTGAACCTTGCATTAAACCTGGTTGCAGCCCCAGGCCTGCCTGCTGTGCAATGAATTAG